In the Clostridium sporogenes genome, one interval contains:
- a CDS encoding ABC transporter ATP-binding protein, translated as MDFLSLKNISYKNGNNEILKGLNIEFKKGQFYIIVGPNGSGKTTVLKTIIKNIIPSKGSIELEGNNLKNIKARKLANRLSYVPQDTNIDIEFTCYDLVMMARNYKLKTFQSESKEDEDIVINAMEKMEVLHLRDKAVTEISGGEKQRVILARSIAQETDAIILDEPISNLDIKHQISVMEYLKKLREEGKTIITVLHDLNFALNYADYGILVSKGKVFSQGKIEDVITPKTIKEVYGVDSEIIKKNKKSFVIY; from the coding sequence ATGGATTTTTTAAGTTTAAAAAATATTTCTTATAAAAATGGAAATAATGAAATATTAAAAGGATTAAATATAGAATTTAAAAAAGGTCAGTTTTATATTATAGTAGGTCCTAATGGAAGTGGAAAAACTACTGTATTAAAAACTATAATAAAAAATATAATACCCTCAAAAGGATCTATAGAGTTAGAAGGTAATAATTTAAAAAATATAAAGGCAAGAAAATTAGCTAACAGGCTTAGTTATGTTCCGCAAGACACAAATATAGATATTGAATTTACTTGTTATGATTTGGTTATGATGGCAAGAAACTATAAACTTAAAACTTTTCAATCAGAGAGTAAAGAGGATGAAGATATAGTTATAAATGCAATGGAAAAGATGGAAGTTTTGCATCTTAGAGATAAAGCTGTAACTGAAATAAGCGGTGGAGAAAAGCAAAGAGTTATATTAGCTAGATCTATTGCTCAAGAAACAGATGCCATCATATTAGATGAACCTATATCTAATTTAGATATAAAACATCAAATTTCAGTTATGGAATATTTAAAAAAATTAAGAGAAGAAGGAAAAACCATTATTACTGTGCTACATGATTTGAATTTTGCTTTAAACTATGCAGATTATGGGATTTTAGTTAGTAAAGGTAAAGTGTTTTCTCAAGGGAAAATAGAAGATGTAATAACTCCTAAAACCATAAAAGAAGTTTATGGAGTAGATAGTGAAATTATTAAGAAAAATAAGAAATCTTTTGTAATTTATTGA
- a CDS encoding iron ABC transporter permease, which produces MKKKSLFIGLIIITIVASLVSITIGAADITPFKVIEVIFNKFIGNINDFTLQKIILDIRMPRIILAALIGIGLSVTGTSFQGIFKNSMADPYVLGISSGAALGATISIVYKLETKGTLITTLCAFIGAILTIFIVYNISKVGNKIPTSTLLLAGIALNFFMSSLISISMILHKEDIDRIVYWTMGSLGNASYKQVYFLAPIVIIITFIFYYNYRALNIMAVGEDSAYILGVDSEKFKKKMIFLSSIMVAAIVSVSGIIGFVGLIIPHMARLIVGANHREVIPFSMILGALFLIVCDALARGIMPPTELPVGAVTSSFGAPYFLYLLWNKKRG; this is translated from the coding sequence ATGAAAAAAAAGAGTTTATTCATTGGGTTAATAATAATTACTATAGTAGCTTCTTTAGTTTCAATAACTATTGGAGCTGCTGATATAACTCCCTTTAAAGTTATAGAGGTTATTTTTAATAAGTTTATAGGAAATATAAATGATTTCACCCTTCAAAAAATAATATTGGATATAAGAATGCCAAGAATAATACTTGCAGCTTTGATAGGTATAGGTTTATCTGTTACAGGAACATCTTTTCAAGGTATATTTAAAAATTCTATGGCAGATCCTTATGTTCTTGGAATATCTTCAGGAGCAGCACTTGGAGCAACTATATCTATAGTGTATAAATTAGAGACAAAAGGAACCTTAATAACAACTTTATGTGCATTTATAGGAGCTATTTTAACTATTTTTATAGTTTATAATATATCCAAGGTAGGAAATAAAATTCCAACCTCTACATTATTATTAGCAGGTATAGCTTTAAACTTCTTCATGTCCTCTTTAATTTCAATATCTATGATATTACATAAAGAAGATATAGATAGGATTGTTTATTGGACAATGGGAAGCTTAGGAAATGCTTCTTATAAACAAGTTTATTTTTTAGCTCCAATAGTAATAATTATAACCTTTATTTTTTATTATAATTACAGAGCTTTAAATATAATGGCTGTAGGAGAAGATAGTGCATATATACTAGGGGTGGATAGTGAAAAATTTAAAAAGAAAATGATATTTTTAAGTTCAATAATGGTAGCAGCAATAGTATCAGTTAGTGGAATAATAGGTTTTGTAGGCTTAATTATTCCTCATATGGCAAGGCTTATAGTAGGAGCCAATCATAGAGAGGTAATTCCCTTTTCGATGATTTTAGGAGCTTTATTTTTAATAGTGTGTGATGCACTAGCAAGAGGTATAATGCCACCTACAGAATTGCCAGTAGGTGCTGTTACAAGTTCTTTTGGAGCACCTTATTTTTTGTATTTGCTTTGGAACAAGAAGAGAGGGTAA
- a CDS encoding ABC transporter substrate-binding protein: MKNLKRRISIIICVMLAFMLVSCNLKKGENKETQKNIKITDSYGKELTFEKSPERIISLSPGATETIYALNKENTLVGRSDFDDYPAAVSKIKSVGGVKDPSIEKITELKPDLVIGGAHFSKDTVKKLEDLGIKVAVLYGAEDLDGAYKNIMDISTILGVTEKGKTIVDGMKKKVKSVEDKVKSLNKPKVYYMIDFGKADFTAGGDTFIGKMIEEAGGDNIAKDTKGWNYSFEKIVENKPEIIILSDKFNTKKNFLAVDKYKELPAAKKNKVYEIDDNMLLRQGPRQADGLEALAKIIHPEAFK, encoded by the coding sequence ATGAAAAATTTAAAAAGAAGAATATCTATAATTATTTGTGTTATGTTAGCTTTTATGCTAGTATCATGCAATTTAAAGAAAGGAGAAAATAAAGAAACACAAAAAAATATAAAGATTACAGATTCTTATGGAAAAGAATTAACTTTTGAAAAATCACCAGAAAGAATAATTAGTCTTTCACCTGGAGCAACGGAAACTATATATGCTTTAAATAAAGAAAATACATTAGTTGGAAGATCTGATTTTGATGATTATCCAGCAGCAGTTAGCAAGATAAAATCAGTTGGTGGTGTAAAGGATCCAAGTATAGAAAAAATAACTGAATTAAAACCAGATTTAGTTATAGGTGGAGCTCATTTTTCAAAGGATACTGTAAAAAAACTTGAAGACTTAGGTATTAAAGTAGCAGTGCTTTATGGTGCAGAGGATTTAGATGGGGCTTATAAAAATATAATGGATATTTCTACTATATTAGGAGTAACTGAAAAAGGGAAAACTATAGTTGATGGTATGAAAAAGAAGGTCAAAAGTGTTGAAGATAAGGTGAAATCATTAAATAAACCTAAAGTTTATTATATGATCGATTTTGGAAAAGCGGATTTTACTGCTGGAGGAGATACTTTTATAGGTAAAATGATTGAAGAAGCAGGTGGAGATAATATTGCTAAAGATACAAAGGGCTGGAATTATTCTTTTGAAAAAATAGTTGAAAATAAGCCTGAAATTATAATATTATCAGATAAATTTAATACTAAAAAGAATTTTTTAGCTGTTGATAAGTATAAAGAGCTTCCTGCAGCGAAGAAAAATAAAGTATATGAAATTGATGATAATATGTTATTAAGACAAGGGCCAAGGCAAGCAGATGGACTAGAAGCACTAGCAAAAATTATTCATCCCGAAGCATTCAAATAA
- a CDS encoding MFS transporter translates to MKTKEKLWSKYFILALIITVGVNLTCNLLLSTISIYAKKITGVDSYVGIMTGTFTLAALFIRIFAGKLLDKFGRKKILILGIAITAFSTIGYIFSNGIVLLIIFRVIQGFGFGISSTAIATIVTDVTPPTRMLEGIGYSGVGITITTAIGPSMAFHIVGGGYDKFNLLFITTFTVAIITILAALSLSYEKNINTQYERFKIIKNDTDSNGISKEILVPSLILFLAAVAESTILSFTALYSIELGFSNIGLFFAINALGILASRLFINQIVDKFGMNTVLSIGLIIFAFSIFGMAMVKTMYILLILGFLCGIMMGSLLPIINIMILNTVSQDKKGVANAIHYALLDGGYGIGSMLWGSIVITYGYRAIYALAGIVLAVAFAIFALNLFYRRSTILKRHYE, encoded by the coding sequence ATGAAAACTAAAGAAAAACTATGGAGCAAATATTTTATATTAGCATTAATTATTACAGTAGGGGTAAATTTAACTTGTAATTTGTTATTATCTACTATATCTATATATGCTAAAAAAATTACTGGAGTAGATAGTTATGTAGGTATAATGACAGGAACTTTTACATTAGCAGCTTTATTTATAAGAATATTTGCAGGAAAGCTATTAGACAAATTTGGCAGAAAAAAAATATTAATATTAGGGATAGCTATTACCGCATTTTCAACTATAGGATACATTTTTAGTAATGGCATAGTATTACTTATAATATTTAGAGTAATACAAGGCTTTGGTTTTGGTATTTCATCTACAGCAATAGCCACTATTGTTACTGATGTTACACCACCAACAAGAATGCTTGAGGGAATAGGGTATTCAGGGGTTGGCATAACAATCACTACAGCTATAGGGCCATCTATGGCATTTCACATAGTTGGAGGAGGATACGATAAGTTTAACTTATTATTTATTACAACTTTTACAGTGGCTATAATTACTATATTAGCAGCACTTTCTTTATCCTATGAGAAAAATATTAATACACAATATGAAAGATTTAAGATTATAAAAAATGATACAGATTCTAATGGTATTAGTAAAGAAATATTAGTGCCATCTTTGATTCTTTTTTTAGCAGCAGTTGCAGAAAGCACTATATTATCTTTTACAGCATTGTATAGCATAGAACTAGGATTTAGTAATATAGGTTTATTTTTTGCAATAAACGCACTAGGAATATTAGCATCAAGATTATTTATAAATCAAATAGTTGATAAGTTTGGAATGAATACTGTATTGTCTATTGGGCTTATAATATTTGCTTTTTCTATATTTGGAATGGCTATGGTAAAGACAATGTATATATTATTAATATTGGGATTCTTATGTGGTATTATGATGGGATCATTATTACCTATAATTAATATAATGATTTTAAATACTGTAAGTCAAGATAAAAAGGGAGTAGCAAATGCTATTCACTATGCATTATTGGATGGTGGTTATGGAATAGGATCAATGTTGTGGGGAAGTATTGTTATAACCTATGGATATAGAGCTATATATGCCTTAGCAGGCATCGTATTAGCAGTAGCTTTTGCAATATTTGCATTAAATTTATTTTATAGGAGATCTACAATATTAAAAAGACATTATGAATAA
- a CDS encoding Crp/Fnr family transcriptional regulator, protein MVKNNRFLPGSSIDINSDFYKIFEEAGRIKRYNKDEIIYFQEDVAENFYLIKSGRVRMFLISPEGTELTIEILRKGKLFGESSCFSYGSRLTSVSAATDVELISVSLEDLYPYLTNYPELMVQMFHLMSLTMKNLSIQVNNMAFLPAEKKLAQLLVRLGIHFKKNKNDKYYIIDYSHEEIAQLIGSCRVTVTKILNSFQEKGLISLGYKKIKIINEKRLKNEYYNYFV, encoded by the coding sequence ATGGTAAAAAATAATAGGTTTCTTCCTGGATCTTCCATAGATATTAATTCTGATTTCTATAAAATATTTGAAGAGGCTGGTAGAATTAAAAGATACAATAAGGATGAAATAATCTATTTTCAAGAAGATGTGGCAGAAAATTTTTATTTAATAAAATCTGGTCGTGTTAGAATGTTTCTTATTTCACCAGAAGGAACTGAACTTACTATTGAAATATTAAGAAAGGGAAAATTATTTGGAGAATCCTCCTGCTTTAGTTATGGATCTAGGTTAACATCCGTCAGTGCTGCCACAGATGTTGAACTAATTTCAGTAAGTCTGGAAGATTTATATCCCTATTTAACTAATTATCCAGAATTAATGGTTCAAATGTTCCATCTTATGTCTTTAACAATGAAAAATCTATCAATTCAAGTTAACAATATGGCCTTCTTACCTGCTGAAAAAAAACTTGCTCAACTACTAGTAAGATTAGGTATACATTTTAAAAAAAATAAAAATGATAAATATTATATTATTGATTATTCTCACGAAGAAATTGCTCAACTTATTGGCAGTTGTAGAGTTACAGTTACTAAAATATTAAATTCTTTTCAAGAAAAAGGATTGATTTCCTTAGGATATAAAAAAATTAAAATTATAAACGAAAAAAGATTAAAAAACGAATACTACAACTATTTTGTATAA
- a CDS encoding nitrous oxide-stimulated promoter family protein — protein MKKSRMEKQKESIEFMIGLYCKKTHKTKGKLCDECSELLKYANFRLDHCRFKENKPNCGSCKIHCYKKEMREQIIKIMKFSGPRTLIYNPKIAFEHLVDKFKYK, from the coding sequence ATGAAAAAATCTAGAATGGAAAAACAAAAGGAAAGTATAGAATTTATGATAGGGTTATATTGTAAAAAAACACATAAAACAAAGGGAAAGTTATGTGATGAGTGTAGTGAACTTTTAAAATATGCAAATTTTAGATTAGACCATTGTAGGTTTAAAGAAAATAAACCTAACTGTGGTAGTTGTAAAATTCATTGCTATAAAAAAGAAATGAGAGAGCAAATAATAAAAATAATGAAATTTTCAGGCCCAAGAACTTTAATATATAATCCTAAAATAGCCTTTGAACATTTAGTAGATAAGTTTAAGTATAAATAA
- a CDS encoding YbaN family protein — translation MIKKVLLLIIGFISLGLGAIGIFLPMLPTVPFLLLSSFCFIKSSKKISEWFENTNIYKKHVISFKENKAMKLKTKLSILIPVYIMLITLFFMKDILAMRIIIVILLVVKTIVFIKIKTIKEA, via the coding sequence ATGATAAAAAAAGTTTTATTATTAATTATAGGATTCATTTCTTTAGGATTAGGTGCAATAGGCATATTTTTACCTATGCTGCCTACGGTTCCTTTCTTATTATTATCATCTTTTTGTTTTATTAAAAGTTCTAAGAAAATAAGTGAATGGTTTGAAAATACTAATATTTATAAAAAACATGTAATAAGCTTTAAAGAAAATAAAGCTATGAAATTAAAAACTAAATTATCCATATTGATACCTGTATATATAATGCTTATAACTTTATTTTTTATGAAGGATATTTTAGCTATGAGAATAATCATAGTTATTTTACTAGTGGTTAAAACAATAGTATTTATAAAAATCAAAACAATTAAGGAGGCTTGA
- a CDS encoding DMT family transporter, which translates to MIKSVNDKKLGLILVLLAAIFWGYVGVPTKHLADLGFDNYTISFFKTSIPAIFYLIYSFRKDPSLFIIDKKGILFFIIYGIVVIAGCFIAFNITINLLPLALATMFLYTSQIWVVTISYFIFKENLTTKKTISMLLILIGCFMMCEVHKLGNFNISAKGIFWGLISGFTFALQILLAKVSNEKYNYNHNSLLTYSFLFAAIFLFPFMDMKNNIHIFKSSSNLFFLFKIIFWSVVGTLIANTAYVKSVQYIEASIASMVSSLELVVASALGFIVFNQTLNLIQILGMILILFSIILLEIKKSDLLKLFKRPNKNLEMSSETTYEN; encoded by the coding sequence ATGATAAAAAGTGTAAATGACAAAAAATTAGGACTTATATTAGTACTTTTAGCAGCTATATTTTGGGGATATGTAGGCGTTCCTACCAAACATTTAGCAGATTTGGGTTTTGATAATTATACCATTTCCTTTTTCAAAACAAGTATACCTGCAATATTTTATTTAATATATTCTTTTAGAAAAGATCCATCTTTGTTTATAATAGATAAAAAAGGAATATTATTTTTTATAATTTATGGCATAGTGGTTATAGCAGGATGTTTTATAGCCTTTAATATAACTATAAATTTACTTCCTTTAGCATTAGCAACTATGTTTTTATATACTTCTCAAATTTGGGTAGTAACTATTTCTTATTTTATATTCAAAGAAAATTTAACAACAAAAAAAACAATATCTATGCTTTTAATTTTAATAGGTTGTTTTATGATGTGTGAAGTTCATAAATTAGGTAATTTTAACATAAGTGCTAAAGGTATATTTTGGGGACTTATATCTGGATTTACATTTGCTCTACAAATACTTTTAGCTAAGGTAAGTAATGAAAAATATAACTATAACCATAATTCTTTATTAACTTACTCATTTTTATTTGCAGCTATATTTTTATTTCCTTTTATGGATATGAAAAACAATATACATATTTTTAAAAGCTCTAGTAATCTATTTTTCTTATTTAAAATTATATTCTGGAGTGTTGTAGGTACCCTTATTGCAAATACCGCTTATGTAAAATCTGTGCAATATATAGAAGCTAGCATTGCTAGTATGGTATCATCTTTGGAATTAGTTGTAGCTTCTGCCTTAGGTTTTATAGTGTTTAATCAAACTTTAAATTTAATTCAAATATTAGGAATGATTTTAATTCTTTTTTCTATAATTTTATTAGAAATAAAAAAATCAGATTTATTAAAATTATTTAAAAGACCTAATAAAAATTTAGAAATGTCCTCTGAAACTACTTATGAAAACTAA
- a CDS encoding ABC transporter ATP-binding protein: MSILRLKNLCYKYEEGSKEVLKDINITFNKGKVFGIIGKSGTGKSTLLSLISGLDICTSGEVLYKDKNIKSIDRDLYRAKNIGVIFQGYNLLLNATAKENIILSMDISGTKKKLKEEYAYDILEKVGIDREKAKRKVLKLSGGEQQRVGIARALAHEPDIIIADEPTGNLDGDTEDKIMDILIKLAHEEDKCVIIVTHSKKVCSYFDETWGINSGRLIYVK; this comes from the coding sequence ATGAGTATATTAAGATTAAAGAATCTATGCTACAAATATGAAGAGGGAAGTAAAGAAGTATTAAAAGATATAAATATAACTTTTAATAAAGGAAAAGTTTTTGGAATTATAGGTAAATCTGGAACAGGAAAGAGTACTCTTTTATCTTTAATATCAGGTTTAGATATATGTACTTCAGGAGAAGTTTTATATAAAGATAAAAACATAAAATCTATTGACAGAGATTTATATAGAGCAAAAAACATCGGAGTTATATTTCAAGGGTACAATCTACTTCTTAATGCAACAGCTAAAGAAAATATAATTTTATCTATGGATATAAGTGGAACTAAAAAGAAATTAAAAGAAGAATATGCTTATGACATATTAGAAAAAGTAGGAATTGATAGAGAAAAAGCTAAAAGAAAAGTATTAAAACTTTCAGGGGGAGAACAACAACGTGTAGGAATAGCCAGAGCACTTGCCCATGAGCCTGACATAATAATTGCAGATGAGCCTACTGGAAATTTAGATGGAGATACAGAAGACAAAATAATGGATATTTTAATTAAATTAGCCCATGAGGAAGATAAGTGTGTTATTATTGTAACTCATTCAAAAAAGGTTTGTAGCTATTTTGATGAAACATGGGGGATAAATTCTGGTAGATTAATTTATGTAAAATAA
- a CDS encoding ABC transporter permease — MYILKNALKNITRNKGRNILLGIIMTAILSCVAISVIINTTSSQIIQSYKDKFGSEVYIQTDMKKLKEAMQSGKFDLNKGTGITNDLIRNLGKSEYLKETKITCKYYGVNDKLKALDQDEDNSQMGRVIVAGGDSGQELDSPNLFVIGNNKIENLEDFLKGYRKIVDGKMYSKKEEAIVSDEFAKLNNLKVGDIIEVKNTDKSKKYDPLKLKISGIYQDLATDKQDQQGFMPKMAINNKSNEILTSFDTLDSYNKKVKKDKDLFAIEARYFLKDPDLLSKFDKEAHEKGLSDMANVSTDKGNYDSIVKPVEGLQKISNVFMTLVLVFGGSVLILISILGIRERKYEIGVLRAMGMKKEQIVLGIIFETLFIIVVSLVGGLSIGSFSAQPISNILMKNQLKVQSEAMSDGFAVNMVSIGSNIKDATNATLTNLNVSLTGSAILAITAIALLLGVVSIGIGAIYIMRYEPMKILSERN; from the coding sequence ATGTATATTTTAAAAAACGCATTAAAAAATATTACAAGAAACAAAGGTCGTAACATATTACTAGGGATTATTATGACAGCAATACTTTCTTGTGTAGCTATTTCTGTTATTATTAATACTACTTCATCTCAAATTATACAAAGTTACAAAGATAAATTTGGATCAGAAGTATATATTCAAACAGATATGAAAAAATTAAAAGAAGCTATGCAAAGTGGAAAATTTGATCTTAATAAGGGAACAGGTATTACTAATGATTTAATTAGAAATCTTGGAAAATCTGAATATTTAAAAGAAACTAAGATCACATGTAAATATTATGGAGTTAATGATAAGCTTAAAGCATTGGACCAAGATGAGGATAATAGTCAAATGGGTAGAGTAATTGTCGCAGGGGGGGATTCTGGTCAAGAACTTGATAGCCCTAATTTGTTTGTTATAGGTAATAATAAAATTGAAAATTTAGAGGATTTTTTAAAAGGGTATAGAAAAATTGTAGATGGTAAAATGTATTCTAAGAAAGAAGAAGCTATAGTTAGTGATGAGTTTGCTAAATTAAATAATTTAAAAGTGGGAGATATTATTGAAGTTAAAAATACCGATAAATCTAAGAAATATGATCCACTTAAATTAAAAATATCAGGAATATATCAAGATCTTGCTACAGATAAACAGGATCAACAAGGATTTATGCCTAAAATGGCTATAAATAATAAAAGTAATGAAATCTTAACATCCTTTGATACATTAGATTCTTATAACAAAAAAGTAAAAAAAGATAAAGATTTATTTGCAATAGAAGCAAGATATTTTCTAAAGGATCCAGATTTATTATCCAAGTTTGATAAAGAAGCTCATGAAAAAGGATTGAGTGATATGGCAAATGTATCAACGGATAAAGGAAATTATGATTCAATTGTTAAACCTGTTGAAGGTTTGCAAAAGATATCTAATGTGTTTATGACGTTAGTATTAGTATTTGGAGGCAGTGTTTTAATCTTAATATCTATATTAGGAATTCGTGAAAGAAAATATGAAATTGGTGTTCTTAGAGCTATGGGAATGAAAAAAGAACAAATTGTTCTTGGAATTATATTTGAAACATTATTTATAATAGTTGTTTCATTAGTTGGTGGATTATCTATAGGTAGTTTTTCAGCACAACCAATTTCAAATATACTTATGAAAAATCAATTAAAAGTTCAAAGTGAAGCTATGAGCGATGGATTTGCTGTAAATATGGTAAGTATAGGCAGTAATATAAAAGATGCTACAAATGCAACATTAACAAATCTAAATGTAAGTCTTACAGGAAGTGCAATTTTAGCAATTACAGCTATAGCACTATTACTTGGAGTAGTCTCTATAGGTATTGGAGCTATTTATATAATGAGATATGAACCTATGAAAATATTATCAGAAAGGAATTAA
- a CDS encoding HAMP domain-containing histidine kinase, which yields MYRVNIKSGLAIIIYSIILTLVLGIGIYGFKISFSKSPEKVVMDRAHVYIMDNNDYENVISSNTIKTSMSKITEVGQIGNLYENIGSKKLYMFMFIFFIMLVISSFLLWIKLSHIHDKEMKNIIKNLNVLDDNIEANMVSKSFTIAYDNVRNKFNKSLNDYKTLNSYLSHEQKNAISILRTNLEVDGNYQYIKFIDNMSNSIDDILTLSDIRDDKDMIEVDVSLICASVCDTYRKIYKHIDFQFDDENNTTILAKERWIYRAISNLVDNAIKYGERKPIEVTVKNKNNSVIVTVKDNGIGIGKDSIEKIFNNKYRINELNKDGYGIGLNLVSHVCELCNGFVIAESELNKGSCFYLSFCEYKKTINIE from the coding sequence ATGTATAGAGTAAATATAAAAAGCGGTTTGGCTATAATTATATATTCTATAATTTTAACTTTAGTGTTAGGAATAGGCATTTATGGTTTTAAAATTTCATTTAGTAAATCACCAGAAAAAGTGGTTATGGATAGGGCTCATGTTTATATAATGGATAACAATGATTACGAGAATGTAATTTCTTCCAATACAATAAAGACTTCCATGAGTAAGATAACAGAGGTAGGTCAAATTGGAAATCTTTATGAAAATATTGGATCTAAAAAATTATATATGTTTATGTTTATATTTTTTATTATGCTAGTAATATCATCCTTTTTATTATGGATAAAATTAAGCCACATACATGATAAAGAGATGAAAAATATTATTAAAAATTTAAATGTATTAGATGATAACATAGAAGCTAATATGGTAAGTAAATCTTTTACAATTGCTTATGACAACGTAAGAAATAAATTTAATAAAAGCTTAAATGATTATAAAACACTGAATTCTTATTTATCTCATGAACAGAAGAATGCTATATCAATTTTACGGACTAATTTAGAAGTAGATGGAAATTATCAGTATATTAAATTTATTGACAATATGTCAAATAGTATAGATGATATTTTAACACTAAGTGATATAAGAGATGATAAGGATATGATAGAGGTAGATGTTTCTTTAATATGTGCATCAGTTTGTGATACATATAGAAAGATATATAAGCATATAGATTTTCAGTTTGATGATGAAAATAATACAACTATTTTGGCTAAAGAAAGATGGATTTATCGTGCTATAAGTAATTTAGTAGACAATGCTATAAAATATGGTGAAAGAAAACCTATTGAGGTAACTGTAAAAAATAAAAATAATAGTGTTATTGTTACTGTCAAGGATAATGGTATTGGAATAGGCAAAGATTCCATAGAAAAAATTTTTAATAATAAATATAGGATTAATGAATTAAATAAAGATGGATATGGAATAGGATTAAATTTGGTTTCTCATGTGTGTGAATTATGTAACGGATTTGTAATAGCAGAAAGTGAACTAAATAAAGGTTCTTGTTTTTATTTATCCTTTTGTGAATATAAAAAAACAATTAACATTGAATAA
- a CDS encoding response regulator transcription factor: MRLLIIEDNIELSNSMKIGLEKMGFHIDVSNTGSDGEEKASVNEYDVILLDLNLPDIDGIEILNYLRGESIETPVIIITARDEVEQLAFGLDNGADDYITKPFKLLELRARIHAVIRRFHGRTNPIINIGKLQLNPITRTVEIENKLVALASKEFDILEYICYRYPAVVSSEEIAEHIYDENFDPFSSVLRVHIARLKKKLSNASGKEILINIRGKGYVLCIE; the protein is encoded by the coding sequence ATGCGTTTATTAATCATAGAGGATAATATTGAACTTTCTAATTCAATGAAAATTGGATTAGAAAAAATGGGATTCCATATTGATGTATCTAATACAGGGTCAGATGGAGAAGAAAAAGCTAGTGTAAATGAATATGATGTAATTCTTTTAGATTTAAATTTACCAGATATAGATGGGATAGAAATATTAAATTATTTACGAGGGGAATCAATTGAGACACCAGTAATAATTATTACTGCTAGAGATGAAGTAGAGCAGCTAGCTTTTGGTTTAGATAATGGAGCAGACGATTATATAACAAAACCCTTTAAATTATTGGAACTAAGGGCGAGGATTCATGCGGTAATCAGAAGATTCCATGGTAGAACAAACCCTATTATAAATATTGGAAAGCTTCAACTAAATCCTATTACACGAACAGTAGAAATAGAAAATAAACTAGTTGCTTTAGCATCTAAAGAATTTGATATATTAGAATATATTTGTTACAGATATCCGGCAGTGGTATCTAGTGAGGAAATTGCAGAACATATTTATGATGAGAATTTTGATCCATTTTCATCTGTATTAAGAGTACACATTGCAAGGCTAAAAAAGAAACTAAGTAATGCTTCAGGAAAAGAAATCTTAATTAATATTAGAGGAAAGGGATATGTTTTATGTATAGAGTAA